One stretch of Podospora pseudoanserina strain CBS 124.78 chromosome 4, whole genome shotgun sequence DNA includes these proteins:
- a CDS encoding hypothetical protein (EggNog:ENOG503P4PE; COG:S) encodes MADSGSASPELEFYPQFCFHLSPTAGRWCHLQATDIAALTFNPGFEGQDVYFYLNHPIKWARIAGVVVAIQEFAHRIIYTIDDSSGATIECVVATPPQYPAVTNYKNPRDPDTSADGKPLPKTDGPIDIGHVIDIKGGISVFRDVRQIRAEKITHLRTTEQEAVFWQKIALLRKEVLCRPWVVDPKEVRKLRREEEGRVKKSKLTGLERESKRRKLEEDTVVEGEGRPSRVSRKTGLEKGTKSGGVLVAEVATDGRHSHHHRTGLERRATTRAEVLYHESGSPDRCRRKTGLEPRRPSVGDGGRPAARLRQPLERPDLDETMSGSHSQLRTGLERRSTRSKAQDPIPSSLRSRQTGPEKTSILEVADHDTALSTSRLTGLERRTLLRKAELGPAVREIKHRKTGLEKSSILEATDDTTLSTTRPTGLEKRSSRTIEQAPASACRSQKTGLERTSRPKRQDMTEDATVISTGSRPYKTGLERAASQRTGDLGHKTGLERQRSRDLEKQPNTHYRAAGLEPRKQGQHSSDPSQARITGLERQGFRRALVEKNSQNSQNSQSDQQLQEEDKCEPGTTTLRSSSIKRPESPVLVRGKMRLTGLERVTKPITRSSPVTSKYNSMGR; translated from the coding sequence GCCAAGATGTCTACTTCTACCTCAACCATCCCATAAAATGGGCGCGCATTGCCGGCGTCGTGGTCGCCATACAAGAATTTGCCCACAGGATAATCTACACCATTGACGACAGCAGCGGTGCGACCATTGAATGTGTTGTCGCAACCCCGCCCCAGTACCCAGCCGTTACCAACTACAAAAACCCTAGAGACCCCGATACCTCAGCCGATGGGAAGCCTCTTCCTAAAACCGATGGGCCAATTGATATCGGCCACGTAATCGACATCAAAGGTGGCATATCCGTCTTCCGCGATGTGAGGCAAATTCGCGCCGAGAAGATCACCCATCTACGCACGACAGAGCAGGAGGCAGTATTTTGGCAGAAGATTGCCTTGCTAAGGAAGGAGGTCTTGTGCCGACCATGGGTGGTTGATCCGAAGGAGGTCAGGAAGCTcaggagggaagaagaaggaagagtcAAGAAATCGAAGCTGACGGGGCTCGAGCGGGAaagcaagaggaggaagctCGAGGAAGACAcagtggtggagggagagggtagGCCATCACGGGTCTCTCGCAAGACCGGTTTGGAAAAGGGCACGAAGAGCGGTGGTGTGCTGGTGGCGGAGGTGGCGACGGATGGCCGCCActctcaccatcaccggaCAGGACTCGAGCGGCGAGCAACGACGAGAGCGGAAGTGCTGTATCACGAGTCCGGCAGCCCTGACCGTTGTCGGCGGAAGACGGGATTGGAACCGCGGCGTCCGtcggttggtgatggaggacGGCCGGCAGCCCGGCTTAGGCAACCGCTGGAGCGAccagatcttgatgagaCGATGTCGGGAAGTCACAGTCAGCTTAGAACAGGACTGGAACGACGAAGCACTCGGTCAAAAGCACAGGATCCGATACCTAGCAGTCTTCGATCCCGCCAGACTGGCCCGGAGAAGACAAGCATCTTGGAGGTTGCTGACCATGATACAGCTCTGAGCACAAGCCGGTTGACTGGTCTCGAAAGACGCACCTTATTGAGGAAAGCAGAGCTCGGGCCAGCAGTCCGTGAAATCAAACACCGAAAGACTGGGCTGGAGAAATCAAGCATATTGGAGGCCACAGACGACACGACGCTGAGCACAACACGGCCAACTGGTCTTGAAAAGAGGAGCTCCCGAACGATCGAACAGGCGCCTGCATCTGCTTGTCGGTCCCAAAAAACCGGCCTGGAAAGGACGAGCAGGCCAAAGAGGCAAGACATGACAGAAGACGCCACTGTGATATCAACCGGCAGCCGCCCTTATAAAACTGGCCTCGAGAGAGCAGCAAGTCAACGTACAGGAGACCTTGGTCACAAGACTGGTCTTGAAAGGCAACGTAGCAGAGACCTTGAGAAACAACCAAATACCCATTATCGCGCCGCTGGGCTAGAACCACGGAAACAGGGCCAGCACAGCTCTGATCCCAGTCAGGCCCGGATCACAGGTTTGGAAAGGCAGGGTTTTAGGAGAGCTCTCGTGGAGAAAAACTCCCAAAATTCCCAAAATTCCCAGTCTGATCAGCAgctgcaagaagaagacaagTGTGAGCCTGGGACTACCACACTGCGCTCGAGCAGCATTAAAAGGCCCGAGAGCCCGGTTTTGGTGAGGGGAAAGATGAGGTTAactgggttggagagggtgacaAAGCCTATCACAAGGAGCTCTCCTGTGACAAGCAAATACAACTCTATGGGTCGGTAA